A genomic segment from Sulfitobacter mediterraneus encodes:
- a CDS encoding MFS transporter: protein MKTAVTTLARTAAAMHFADQMALVAVPILAALVFDASAQTIGLLVACQSLAHLLGSLPFGLLVDRHDLRHLAVVSVAISAVGATGAALGIAFQALALFGISITLAGFGVVLFGLSALSILPRSEPVSALSAANARIELPRAFNAFLVPLAVGLIATADTATWLFPVVFLVLLWGLQQVRGLPHYPVQKVAKQYNVIKRLRDGVQFVLGHSLLLSVALCAIFWNFAFAALLVAMVPAVQILFAAPAATFGFAMAFFGLGGFLGTWTSRRIGAWVAPKYVLVFGPGSSALAMGVVYFAAQAQVTLPLYVAFFFVGFGPAMWLIAQNSLRQVVAPTPMLGRINAVIQTAIYGVRPIGALVAGGVVGTMGPQAGLALAWAAFGLSFATCLFSGLRRINSFTSLAGDAA from the coding sequence ATGAAAACCGCTGTCACAACCCTTGCCCGTACTGCCGCTGCCATGCATTTTGCCGATCAAATGGCCCTCGTGGCAGTGCCGATACTGGCTGCCTTGGTGTTTGATGCTTCGGCGCAGACCATTGGCCTGCTGGTGGCGTGTCAATCACTTGCGCATTTGCTGGGCTCTTTGCCTTTTGGTCTTTTGGTAGACCGGCACGACCTGCGCCATCTGGCGGTTGTTTCTGTCGCGATCTCTGCGGTGGGGGCGACCGGGGCCGCTTTGGGCATCGCGTTTCAGGCGTTGGCGCTGTTTGGCATCTCGATCACCTTGGCCGGATTTGGCGTGGTTCTGTTTGGGCTGTCAGCCTTGTCCATCTTGCCACGCTCGGAGCCGGTGTCGGCACTGTCCGCTGCGAATGCGCGGATCGAATTGCCACGCGCGTTCAACGCCTTTTTGGTGCCGCTTGCGGTGGGGTTGATTGCAACAGCTGATACCGCGACATGGCTCTTCCCGGTGGTGTTCTTAGTCCTTTTGTGGGGCCTGCAACAGGTGCGAGGGTTGCCCCATTATCCGGTGCAGAAAGTTGCAAAACAGTACAATGTTATCAAGAGGTTGCGTGATGGTGTTCAGTTCGTTCTGGGGCACTCCCTGTTGCTGTCCGTTGCCCTTTGCGCAATCTTTTGGAACTTTGCCTTCGCCGCGCTTCTGGTGGCGATGGTGCCTGCGGTTCAAATCCTGTTCGCGGCGCCCGCGGCGACCTTCGGTTTTGCCATGGCGTTCTTTGGCTTGGGTGGATTTCTGGGCACATGGACATCTCGGCGCATCGGCGCTTGGGTTGCTCCGAAATATGTTCTGGTGTTCGGGCCGGGCAGTTCGGCGCTTGCCATGGGGGTGGTCTATTTCGCGGCGCAGGCGCAAGTGACGTTGCCGCTTTATGTTGCGTTCTTCTTTGTCGGCTTTGGCCCTGCGATGTGGCTGATTGCGCAAAACTCACTGCGTCAGGTGGTGGCACCAACGCCGATGCTGGGCCGGATCAACGCGGTGATCCAGACGGCGATCTATGGCGTGCGGCCGATTGGGGCTTTGGTTGCTGGCGGCGTTGTCGGCACAATGGGGCCGCAGGCCGGATTGGCGCTGGCATGGGCCGCGTTTGGTCTGTCCTTTGCCACATGTCTGTTCAGCGGCCTGCGCCGGATCAACAGCTTTACGTCATTGGCCGGTGACGCGGCATAG
- a CDS encoding STAS domain-containing protein produces MTEPLCLDGKLDVTAAPGLHAALLDRKDQDVQIDMTDVTLIGALCLQTLIAAARSAHEGHHDFQISNTSDLVLAQMAAMGMTPEQIAEGCV; encoded by the coding sequence GTGACTGAACCGCTTTGCCTCGATGGAAAACTCGACGTCACGGCGGCACCCGGCCTGCATGCGGCGCTTTTGGACCGTAAGGATCAGGACGTGCAGATTGACATGACAGACGTCACATTGATCGGCGCACTTTGTCTGCAAACGCTGATCGCGGCGGCCCGCAGCGCCCATGAGGGTCACCATGATTTTCAGATTTCAAACACCAGCGATCTTGTACTGGCGCAAATGGCCGCCATGGGCATGACGCCCGAACAGATTGCGGAGGGATGCGTATGA
- a CDS encoding response regulator — MTLEILAVDDSRTMRDMIRLALLPSGFTVHTADDGVHGIEVLDGITPDAIITDINMPRMDGFGFIDAVRGQEKHRSTPILVLTTEAAPELKQRARVAGATGWIVKPFDPTKLVKALQMVAG; from the coding sequence ATGACCCTTGAGATTCTCGCTGTGGATGACAGCCGTACGATGCGGGATATGATCCGGCTGGCGCTGCTGCCCTCGGGTTTTACCGTTCATACGGCCGATGACGGGGTGCACGGCATCGAAGTGTTGGACGGGATCACACCCGACGCGATCATCACTGACATCAACATGCCACGCATGGATGGTTTCGGCTTTATCGATGCCGTGCGCGGACAGGAAAAGCACCGATCCACCCCTATTTTGGTGCTTACCACAGAAGCCGCACCGGAGCTGAAACAACGGGCCCGCGTGGCCGGTGCGACCGGCTGGATTGTCAAACCGTTTGACCCGACCAAACTGGTCAAAGCGCTGCAAATGGTTGCGGGATAG
- a CDS encoding chemotaxis protein CheA, with protein MTVDNDPMAEIRASFFIESEELLEALQDGLQLMEDGAADNETINVVFRAVHSIKGGAGAFGLEGLVHFAHRYETVLDEVRAGRLQVETEALKVFFQAADHLSDLVRISRDNEPLPDEETEVLLTALDAFLGDASPAASAVEEVIDFQPMGVSLDLGLAAEGDGGLPDLNALPPLDFGAAPRVYEITFTPQADLFDTGNEPATLLRNLQQLGKAKVVCDSSRLPPIDQLRPDVPHLSWTVTLETDVEESEIASIFEFVEGLCQLDIKRQGDWDSAELPPLPDLPPLDPASAKVEETAPKAPTEAAPAPLPTQTEPGPTAAAPAPPPQGAPTAAKSVVRVDLDRIERLVNLVGELVINQAMLSQSLEHSGLSPHSDAMSGLEEFQRLTRDIQDSVMMIRAQPVKSLFQRMSRIVREASAAVEKDVRLVTTGEATEVDKTVIERLADPLTHMIRNAVDHGLESKEARLAAGKPAQGKVNLSAAHRSGRVVIEIADDGAGIDRPKVLQLAIDKGLIPPDSSLSDSEIDNLLFLPGFSTADKVSNLSGRGVGMDVVRTSIQALGGRITTTSQPGQGTTFSISLPLTLAVLDGMVIEVAEETLVLPLNLVIETLTLQSGDVEMVRPGRNVVRVRSGFVPLFDLGAALGYRPPLDDFEGSVVLLIANEDETNAALLIDNILDQRQVVIKGLDESFYRAPGIAAATILGDGQIALILDPSDIISTAIPKPGLPQTGTDAGVPA; from the coding sequence ATGACCGTAGACAATGACCCAATGGCCGAAATTCGCGCCTCGTTCTTTATCGAAAGTGAAGAACTGCTTGAGGCGCTGCAGGATGGCCTGCAACTGATGGAAGATGGCGCGGCGGACAACGAAACCATAAACGTGGTGTTCCGCGCGGTGCATTCGATCAAGGGCGGTGCCGGCGCCTTCGGGCTTGAAGGTCTGGTACATTTTGCCCACCGCTATGAGACCGTTCTGGATGAGGTCCGCGCGGGACGTTTGCAGGTTGAAACCGAAGCGCTCAAGGTGTTTTTTCAGGCTGCGGATCACCTGTCGGACCTTGTGCGCATCAGCCGTGACAACGAACCGCTCCCCGATGAAGAAACCGAGGTTTTGCTGACCGCCCTGGATGCCTTTCTCGGCGACGCCAGCCCCGCCGCGAGTGCCGTTGAAGAGGTTATTGATTTTCAGCCTATGGGTGTCTCCCTTGATCTGGGGCTTGCTGCAGAGGGGGATGGCGGACTGCCCGACCTTAACGCATTGCCGCCGCTGGATTTTGGCGCCGCCCCAAGGGTCTATGAAATAACCTTCACGCCCCAGGCAGATCTGTTCGATACAGGTAATGAACCGGCCACCCTGCTGCGCAATTTGCAACAACTCGGCAAGGCCAAGGTGGTCTGCGACAGCAGCCGGTTGCCGCCCATAGACCAATTGCGCCCGGATGTGCCACACCTCAGCTGGACCGTCACCCTTGAGACCGACGTTGAAGAAAGTGAAATCGCATCCATATTCGAGTTTGTCGAAGGGCTGTGCCAACTCGACATAAAACGACAAGGTGATTGGGACAGCGCGGAGCTGCCACCGTTGCCGGATCTGCCCCCGCTTGACCCGGCTTCCGCAAAGGTCGAAGAAACCGCGCCCAAGGCCCCCACCGAAGCGGCCCCGGCCCCGCTGCCGACGCAAACAGAGCCCGGCCCGACCGCAGCCGCCCCCGCGCCCCCCCCACAAGGCGCGCCGACCGCCGCAAAATCCGTTGTGCGTGTCGATCTTGACCGTATCGAGCGGCTGGTGAACCTTGTTGGCGAACTCGTAATCAACCAGGCAATGCTCAGCCAAAGCCTCGAACATTCCGGCCTGTCTCCCCATTCGGACGCAATGAGCGGCCTGGAGGAATTCCAGCGCCTTACACGAGACATCCAAGACAGCGTCATGATGATCCGTGCCCAACCTGTCAAATCCCTGTTTCAACGCATGTCCCGCATTGTCAGAGAGGCCTCCGCCGCCGTTGAAAAGGACGTGCGACTGGTCACCACCGGTGAGGCAACGGAGGTCGATAAAACAGTGATCGAACGGCTGGCTGATCCCTTGACCCATATGATCCGCAATGCCGTTGATCACGGGTTGGAATCCAAAGAGGCCCGCCTCGCCGCCGGCAAACCCGCGCAAGGCAAAGTCAACCTCAGCGCCGCCCATCGCTCCGGCCGTGTGGTGATCGAAATCGCCGATGATGGCGCAGGCATTGACCGGCCCAAGGTGCTGCAACTGGCAATTGATAAGGGCCTGATTCCGCCTGATAGCTCGCTTTCCGACAGTGAAATTGACAACCTTCTGTTCCTGCCCGGTTTCTCCACGGCGGACAAGGTTTCAAACCTGTCCGGGCGCGGCGTCGGCATGGATGTGGTGCGCACCTCTATTCAAGCTCTGGGCGGGCGCATAACGACGACCTCCCAGCCCGGCCAAGGCACGACATTCTCCATCTCCCTGCCCCTGACACTCGCGGTCTTGGATGGCATGGTCATTGAGGTTGCCGAAGAAACCTTGGTGCTCCCTCTCAATCTGGTGATTGAAACACTGACGCTACAGAGCGGAGACGTGGAAATGGTGCGCCCCGGCCGTAATGTTGTGCGCGTGCGCAGCGGCTTTGTGCCCCTGTTCGATCTGGGCGCCGCGCTTGGCTACCGCCCGCCCCTCGACGATTTCGAAGGGTCTGTCGTGCTGTTGATCGCCAATGAAGACGAAACCAATGCAGCGCTCCTGATCGACAATATCCTCGACCAGCGGCAGGTGGTGATCAAAGGCCTCGACGAAAGCTTTTACCGCGCACCGGGCATCGCAGCGGCGACCATCCTTGGGGACGGGCAAATTGCACTCATCCTCGATCCCTCCGACATCATAAGCACCGCCATTCCCAAGCCTGGTTTGCCGCAAACCGGCACAGATGCAGGAGTTCCAGCATGA
- a CDS encoding chemotaxis protein CheW, producing the protein MTDIQSPQSIELLTFQLADQEYSLDIMSVREIRGWTRATPLPHAPKFMKGVINLRGTVLPVMDLAQRLGLAAREQNDRNVIIVVKHEETMTGLLVDAVSDIIALTSDDLQPPPELSSGTANGVVNALTLIDDRMIRVLDLAATINDTESVAA; encoded by the coding sequence ATGACCGACATTCAAAGCCCGCAATCCATTGAACTTTTGACCTTTCAATTGGCCGATCAGGAATACTCCCTCGACATCATGTCGGTCAGAGAGATCCGCGGCTGGACCCGTGCAACTCCCCTGCCACATGCGCCGAAATTCATGAAAGGCGTCATCAATTTGCGAGGGACGGTGTTGCCGGTGATGGATCTGGCGCAACGCCTGGGTCTTGCGGCGCGTGAACAAAACGATCGAAATGTCATCATCGTGGTCAAACACGAAGAGACGATGACTGGCCTCCTGGTTGATGCTGTCTCTGACATCATCGCGCTGACCTCCGATGATCTGCAACCGCCGCCGGAATTGTCATCTGGAACAGCAAATGGCGTGGTGAACGCCCTGACCTTGATAGATGACCGGATGATCCGGGTGCTGGATCTCGCGGCGACCATCAACGATACCGAAAGCGTCGCGGCATGA
- a CDS encoding CheR family methyltransferase, translating to MITAAQNEVTLDPDSFRSIAELAYRESGLTLVEEKTSMIQSRLRHRLRALKLDDFAAYCTVLNSDAGQSERRHLISALTTNVSHFFREAHHYEKLAALFDSRLSKLRAGGQMRIWSAGCSNGQEAVSAAITLAERTPEISNLNLKILATDIDQNVIRFARTARYPQRLMRGVTAEMRETYFGPPAEENGEKHYPVSQTIRQMIQFNALNLLGPWPIRTKFEVIFCRNVVIYFDAQTQERLWPRFHQVLHPDGLLFLGHSERIAEPEKFGFECIGPTTYRPLPQ from the coding sequence ATGATCACTGCCGCACAGAACGAGGTCACGCTTGATCCGGACAGTTTTCGGTCGATCGCCGAATTGGCTTACCGGGAAAGCGGCCTGACCCTTGTCGAAGAGAAAACTTCGATGATCCAGTCTCGATTGCGCCATCGGCTCAGGGCTCTGAAGCTGGATGATTTTGCGGCCTATTGTACGGTTCTCAATTCCGACGCCGGTCAGTCAGAGCGCCGCCATCTGATTTCAGCCCTGACCACCAATGTCTCCCATTTTTTCCGAGAGGCGCATCACTATGAGAAACTTGCGGCACTGTTTGACAGCCGCCTTTCCAAATTGCGGGCGGGCGGGCAAATGCGGATATGGTCGGCGGGCTGCTCCAACGGGCAGGAAGCGGTATCTGCGGCAATAACTCTTGCGGAACGCACGCCTGAAATCTCCAATCTGAACCTGAAGATTCTGGCCACGGACATAGACCAGAATGTCATCCGATTTGCCCGTACGGCACGATATCCGCAAAGGTTGATGCGCGGTGTAACGGCCGAGATGCGCGAGACATATTTTGGCCCACCGGCCGAAGAAAACGGTGAGAAGCATTATCCGGTTTCCCAGACCATCAGACAGATGATCCAGTTCAACGCGCTGAACCTCTTGGGCCCATGGCCGATCCGCACCAAATTCGAAGTGATCTTTTGCAGGAATGTGGTGATCTACTTTGATGCCCAGACCCAGGAACGGCTTTGGCCAAGGTTTCACCAGGTTTTGCACCCTGACGGACTTTTGTTTCTGGGCCACTCTGAGCGGATCGCAGAGCCGGAGAAGTTTGGATTTGAATGCATTGGCCCGACGACCTATCGGCCATTGCCGCAGTGA
- a CDS encoding response regulator has product MALRDQIRIMVVDDMSTSRGLITQALDGFGVRNVATAENGKQALHALASKPAHLVISDYNMPEMDGLQLLQYLRATPQTKGVGFVLITGRAEQQIIDHGKKLGMNNYLKKPFQPDDLRNCIEAVVGRL; this is encoded by the coding sequence ATGGCGCTGCGCGATCAAATCCGCATCATGGTGGTCGACGACATGTCAACCAGCAGAGGCCTCATCACTCAGGCGCTTGACGGCTTTGGTGTGCGCAATGTTGCGACGGCCGAGAATGGCAAGCAAGCCTTGCATGCCTTGGCCAGCAAACCCGCGCATCTGGTGATTTCAGATTACAACATGCCAGAAATGGACGGGCTGCAGCTGCTGCAATATTTGCGTGCGACACCGCAAACCAAGGGGGTTGGGTTTGTACTGATCACCGGGCGGGCCGAACAACAGATCATCGATCACGGCAAAAAACTGGGCATGAACAATTACCTGAAAAAGCCGTTTCAACCGGATGATCTGCGAAATTGTATTGAGGCGGTGGTTGGCCGCCTGTGA